The Macaca fascicularis isolate 582-1 chromosome 14, T2T-MFA8v1.1 genome contains the following window.
GGGCTGCTACCAGGGTTAACTGAGACAACAGACGGAAACCCCTAATGTCCCCTCTCCAGGCCTGTTCAACCCTTCGGCTCTTGCGTCAAGCCGGCGGCCCTGCTGGAATGTTGACTGAGGACCAGGCCGTGTAGCCCTTGATCCCCTTGCGGCGTCccacagacaggcaggcaggcaggataGGGGCTAAACAACTCAAGTGTCAGAACTCTTTCTCGTCCAAGGTCTTAGGAAAAATACAACACGACCCCATAAGGTGGAACTTATTACCGCCTTTCTACAATGGAGGAAAGAGAGGCTCGGAGCTTACGCGACTGGCCCACGGCTCACAGGGGGAAAAGTGGCCGGACCGCTTGACTGCATATCACGCGCACTCCACACCCCGGCTCCCCACGGCCCCAGCGCCAAGCGGACCCCGTCGCCCCCGGAGGCGCTTCCCATGGGGTCTCACCTGGCCTTTGAGACACGAGGCCTCGGCAGCTAAAGCTTTGTTCGGGGTTGGCCCGGGCAGGCGGTTCCTAAACCTGATCTCCCTCCTCAGCTTAGCGGCGGGTCGCCTGACGCTCAACCGCCTTCCAAAGCCCGCGCTCCCATCACGTGACCTGCCCGCCACGCACAGCCTCTTGGGGAGTGTAGTGCAGGCTGCGTCCCCTCAGACGGCTACTCTCATGGCAACCAGTCCCTCCAGGGAGAACAGAGTCTCTCAGCGACCGTGGCGTACTCTTCTCCACCGCTTGTCCCTACTCCACCCACACCAAGTCCCCGCAGGCCCCTGCTCCCGCTACACCCGAAATCGCAGGACTACAAGTCCCCCAATGCCACTTGCGCCGGAGGCACTTCCTTTTCCGGTTGTGCTAGGCGCCTGCTCCTGCGGACGTGTGCTTCCGGTGGCAGAGCGGCGGATTAGCCTGCGCGGGGCAAAATGGTGAGAGGGTTAAGGGGAGTTCCCGACGGAGATGCGAGGACCCCTCGGGGTCTGACCCACACCGCGCTTCTCTCCTCAGACGCCAGAGATCCAGAGGGCTAGACGCTCCTGGAAACTCCGTCTTGGGCTgaagggtggggaagggggaaaCCCCTTGTCATGAACTCCTTAGGAGTTCATGGTTTCTTAGGTTTCTGAGCTCGCGATTTGTAAGAATGAGAGGCGTGGGGCGTATTTTGAATACCTTCCAGTTTGTATCTGTTATCTGTGGTGTGTTATCTTTATCTGGAAAGTTCTTCTGCCGAACCCGTGCCCATGCTACAATGCCCTGGGCAAATGTTGTTTCTTGGTGAGGCACTTCCAACTCTGAGGCACTTGGCCAGACTCTCCTAGGAGCGCCCACAGCCTCTGTACACGTTCCATGGACTCCTTTGTTTGCGGCCGCGCCTCCTAGTGACCACCGTCTGACGCGCATCTAGCTCTGGGATGATGTCTATTCATCTTTGTGTTCCCAGTGCCAAACAGAGGGGCTGTAATTGGAAGCTCAATAAATGGCAGTGATTGTCTTTATCATTTTGGGGGAAGGGGGCCGTGATTGTTTACTGAATTGAATTCCAGTGTCTCAGAACAATGGGGGCAGTTTACTTCTCTAGAGTTGTTATGTTCTGGATTTTAGAAGCGTTGGCTGACGGGTGACAATGAAGTTAACATTTGTACAGATCTTTACGTTTACAGCCCTCTTTCATAGGCGTTATGTCATCATGTTCCCTACAACCTTAGGAAGGAAGCAAATACCTATGGAGCAAAATCCTCCCTGCCAGGCACTAGAGTTTTGATTCATCATCTTTCTTATACATCAGTCCTGTGAAATAGATAATACAATCACTTTACTCAGACTCAGATTACTCAGTAGAACCAGAACTTGAATGCCTTCCCTGTAGATCACAAGATTCCGTAATAGTATAGGTAGTGAGGAAAATACTGAATTAGAAATTgagggccaggctcggtggctcacgcctgtaatcccagcactttgggaagctgaggcgggcggatcatgaggtcagaagttcgagaccagcctggccagcatggtggaaccccgtgtctaccaaaaatacaaaaaattagccgggcatggtggttcacgcctgtaatcccagctgctccggaggctaaggcaggagaatcacttgaacccagaaggcagagcttgcagtgagccgagttcgtaccactgcactccaggcacttcagcctgggcgatagagcaagactctgtctcaaaaaaaaaaagaaagaaattgaggctGTGTGCGGCAATTCACACCTTTAATCTCactactttaggaggctgaggcaggcagatcacctgaggtcaggagtttgagaccatcctggccaacagcaAAAcacatctctagtaaaaatacaaaaattagccaggtgtggtggcgcgcacctgtaatcctatagtcccagctactcaagaggccgaggtATGAGAATctctagaacccaggaggcagaggttacagtaagccaagatcgtgcccctgccctccagcctgggtgacagtgagactccgtcaaaaaaaaaaaaaaaaaaaaaaaaaaattgagatctGGGTACCACCAGTGACTTATAGCAGGCGTCCTCAGCTTGGTGTCTATAGACACTGGTCCGCAAAGCTCCAGAAATTGTAGGCAAACTTTTTCTTGTATGTGGTTTTTCTCAGGCAGAGAGTTCGTACTTTTAGTCACATATTCATAGTGGTCAGATCATTGGCCTCAGAAAATGATAAGGACCATTGATCTGCAGCTACATTTCCAGGCCAAAATCAGCCTCTGTTTCACAGCAGCACCAGGCTCCTTGATAACCCCATGTTCTCTCCAGGCTGAAATCATGGAATTCTTTGATAATTCTGATCTCTTGCCTTCCCCTAGGAGCTCGAGGCCATGAGCAGATACACCAGCCCAGTGAACCCGGCTGTCTTCCCCCATCTGACCGTGGTGCTTTTGGCCATCGGCATGTTCTTCACCGCCTGGTTCTTCGTGTATCCTTTCACTGAGCAGCCAGAGGACCAGTGATTAGtgatttgggaggctaagggagaaACCATGCTAAGTACATGGACCCCGCCAGTTTTGTACATTGGATTGGGGCTGGGAGAAGgtaaggaggggaggagggctggTTATGCCCAGGAGCAGGTTATGGCCTTATTTCCGAAGTTCAGGTGAGCTCAGTTTGTCCTTTGGATTTTCAGGACAGTGAGCAGGGAGGGGGCCTGGCTGGAGTGGAGGTGGGGAATAGGGGTGCTACAGTTGGAAAGGTGGCATAAGGAAGGGTGCACTCAGGTGTCGGGAGGTCTGAGGGATAGTCCCAGCTCCGGCCCTCATGAGCTATGTGACGTGGGGCAAGTGACCTAACTCCTCTGGGTCTTATTTTCTTCATGGCAGTGGAGCACCAGAGTCCAAAGCATCTCTTAGGCCCCTCTGCCTGGCTGCTCTGGGCTGGATATGCCTCCCAGAAGGCATTGAGCCAATACTTTTCTCCTCAGAGTGCCACTGGCTGGGCTCTCTGCACTCCACAGTCCATCCCTTCACTTTGCCTTAACTGCTGTGCCCAGTTACGAGGTCACCTCTACCAAGTACACTCGTGATATCTATAAAGAGCTCCTCATCTCTTTGGTGGCCTCACTCTTCATGGGCTTTGGAGTCCTTTTCCTGCTGCTCTGGGTTGGCATCTACGTGTGAGCGCCCAAGGGTAAGAGCTGCAATGGGATGGACGCATGAGCCAGGGAAGCCTCCCCATAGGCAGGTCAGCAGGGTCCTTAAAGCTCTTGCCAGCATGACCCCTTGGTTGATGGAGACAGACTCAGTGGAATGGGCAGGGACACTAGACATTTGTGCCTCTTTCCCTGCCCCTCATACAGACTTGAGCCAAATGTGACTTTGTCAATTCTGAGCTCACATGGCCCAAGGCCTCGATCTGCCTTTGGGATGTACCACGTAGGAGTGTGAATGCAGGCTTCCCATGGTTGTACATTTATGCTCTTAGAAGTCAGACCCCAGTGACTTGGAGAGGCTGCTGGGAAGTTGGCTGGCTGAAAGGGGGTCAAGATCCGGGGCTTAAAACTTGCTGCAGACAATCCACCAAACAGGCCACTGGGAATCAGCTCTGGTGGCTCATCCTCAAAGGCATGTGCTCGACAGCCTTTGCCCCAGGAGCACAGGGGTGCAGGGAGAGAAGGTAGAAAGAAGGGCCATTGGTCTCATTTTGATACCCCTCTCCTCTTTTAGGTAAcaaccagatggcttcactgaacccctgcttttgtaaattactttttttttactgttgctgGAAGTGTCCCACCTGCTGCTCATAATAAAGGCAGATGTATGGCAGTTCTGTCTGGGGTCCATTCTGCGGGGGTGGCGGGGTGCTGGGACCTACATTCCTTCCCCAATCTCTTCCCTTTCCCATTTCTCATCTGCCTTTCGCAGTTCCTGCTGCTGATCTACTTCAGGGGGATGAGATTTGTGTGGCACGGGTGTTTTGTCATTGGAATTTAAGGCTCACTTGAGGATAGGAAGGGTCTGGGCCTAcccttttctgttgtttctagGACAGACTTCTCTAGGAACCCGCATCAGTCCTTTCTGCCCTAGGCCAGTCCCTGCCATAAACATAGCTACCCTTCTCTGTGCTGGGGCATCCTCACCAGGCTCGGCTTGTCCCCCTAAGAAGGCTTTTCCCCTCGGTGGCTACTTTTAACACAGGTGGGCAGCAGCGGGTGTGCGGGAGGGGAAGGTGTGGCCACGGGAGGGGCTGCTGAATCCACTCCTAACTCCAGTATGAAGCTAAGAGGATAAGGGGTATGAAGCATCCATTTGGCCCTCTGGCTCAGGAGCTCAGAGATTCCAGGCTTCTCAGGAAGAACTTTGAATTCCAGTTGGCCCTCGCCTCATAGGTGACTCCTCTCCCACCAGACCAATCCCAAGAAGAGACAAGGAGGCAAGCTCAGATACAAAGcagtatttatacatttatttatatatgtatatttacttcagaagaaaagaacatttcGGGGACAGGAAGCAAGCAGGCCCGGGGCTGCTTCCCTCACTGCCCACCTCAGAGTCAGAGTTGGCACACGATAAATACCAAGCTCAGGGAGAACTGGGAGTTAACTGGAAGGTAGGGGGCGCTCTATGCACACGCAGGCTTCTAAGGGGGCACAGAATGGGCAGGAGGATTTGCACTGGGAGGCCCTATGTACAGCTTGAAGCTAGGGGGAGATTAGCCCAGTGGCTACAGGAACAAACAccaaaggagagaggagaagggagggatgaCCTGCTGGACCCCAGGGCAGGGTTGGGGCCAAGACACACCATTGCCAGCCGGGCAGCTGGCAGCTTCTAGCAGGTGGCCCACTGACCTTCCCTGAAGCCCTTTTACCACAGGCTTAAGGCAACTTTGGTCCAAGGTTGACCCCCTCAAGCAGCTCGGAgccccagcctggccccaacTCCTGCACTGAGGAACCCCTCCCCAGGCATGGAAACAGAGCCAGCTGCTAACAGGTTTGGGACTGTGCTGTGTCCAGATGGGCTCCAGGGGGCAGTGGACGGTCACTTTCCAGTTAAGGACTGAGGGGCCGCAGTCCCGTTGAGGAAGCCCAGGAATCCTATTACATGGAGTGGGGCTCGGCAGTTTTAAGGCATAGGGAGGATTCCCCTAGTGGGAGGGAGAACAAAGTCATCCTAAAGAAGGCTCAGCCCCTGCATGGTATGGGAATCATAAAATTCCTATGTCAGCGGAACCAAattggggagggggctgggaggaAGCTATCCCTGCTATTCCTGCATTCCCCCTGCTGTTCCCTATCCTGAGGACAAGTGCTTTGAGATCAGTGGCAAAAGGGGGCCTGCAGTTCATAGGCTTCAAGGACTCGGCTCCACTATAGAAAGGCCTCCCATTCAAAGCTGAGAATGAGTGGTGGTACAGGGGCAAGGCCTGCTTCCCAAAGAGGTGGCAGCATACCACAGGGCAAGGACGGCAATTCCCTTTCCCATTTCTGGACCCATGGCAGACATGGCTAAATGAATACCACACTCCTTCCATGAGCCTGGGTGTAGCCTCAGAATGTACCAGGCACCACTAAGAAACTTGAAGTTGGCACTTAAGATACAACTTCTTCCCTAACCCAGGGTCTTGGTGGTTGGGAGTGGGATGGGTGTCTGAGGCTCCCTGGGAGGGATCAGAGTCAGAGCCCTGTCTTTGCAAGTGTCACACCCCTGCTCTGGCCCACTCGGAGCTTTCTAGCTCCATCCTTCCACTCCTTCCTGCCCTGGTTTAAGTGCATTTAGTAATTACTTCATTAATAACAGCAAAAGCTATTTGCATTTGCCCACCAGCCAAGACCAGGCTGCTGCTTGAGGGATTCCTGCTCCTCTGCTCAGAGAGAATGATGTGGTCACTGATCACTGTGAGCTCTGGACGCTCCCAGGAACGCAGGCAATGAAGCTGCAACACCATCTGGGTGCTCAAAAGGGAATTTCCTCTTCCCCGATATTCCTGGTTCAAGGCTCTAGGGCTTACCTGGCCCACTGGCCCCTACTGGTTCAGGCCTGTGAAGGGCTGAGGGTGGCTTCATCAGGCACTGAGTAGACTTAAGGCACAAAGTCAGTTTCTCCAACCCATCCAGGGCTGGCCTTGGCTGCCCTGGGACTTCTTGGGAGCCAAGCTCTCCCAGGGAGAAGAAACCTCCTGGGCCACACTTAAAGCTTAGAAATCCGAGTCTGGCGTAACAGGCAAACCCCAGAAAGTCCACTACCAAGCCATCCCCCAGGGAACAGCTTTAAGGGGGAGAGCCGTGTGCCCTCCATTGACTCATGGGAGTCCACCCAAGTCTCTTAGGGCTGGATCCAAGTCCCCTGCTGATCTCAAAGGTGGGCAGGTCCTCTCTCCAAGAGGGTTGGCCCCAGTCTCAaaaggggaggcagggagagtgGGCTCTGAACAAATCAGGGCCACAGGCTTCCCCTTCCCTCCAGGGTACCTGAACCAGCCCTCCAACCACCATATCTGGAAAGAGGTAAACTGGTCCTGTCCTGGCCCCTAGGGGTGGCAGGCAGGAAGGCCCAGGAAGTCTCCGGCTCTCAGGTTCCCTCTGTGCTGTGAGGGACGACCAGCTGGAACAGTAACTCCAGTGTGAAGACTTCCAGTTTCACCAGTCTTGGGTAGGGCCAGTGAACAGCAGAGCTGGCCTACAGCAGGCTCCAGTGTAACACCATTGCATCCAGTATTGGGGGGTGCCTGGGCACCCCAGTCCCTGGTGCGGTGCTGCCTCAGGAGGGCAGCTCAGTTACACAGGCGGTAGAAGTGGAAGTAGTAGTCTGTGGCTGGCTGGACAAGAGCCTCCGAACTGCAGTTGGCCTGACCCTGGGTGGAAGGGCAGTGGGAAGGTGAGGCAGCTCTGGGGGTGTGAGACAGACGGCACTCCCTGCTGACGTTGCTTAACACTGTGCCCCCAGTGCTACCACATACTGTGCAAATCCCCCATTCCTCAAGCCCCACGTCGCAGATGGGTACCCAGACCTCCGGGGTAGGTGGGATGCCCCTGCTCACCAGCAGTGCCACCCGGAAGTGGTAGGTGAATTCGCGGAAGGACAGGATGGTTATTGGCCACTGGTGAGAGGTGCCCTGGAGAGAAGAGAGACGGGTCAGGACAGACGGCTGCCCTTATCCCAACCAGCATCTCTCACCACAGCCGTCACAGTTCTGGGGTCTGTGGGGAgttttatgaaggaaaaaagcAGAGAACTTTGAAGAAATGGGAAGGAGCATGTTCTGCTTTGGCAGAAGGAGCAATGGCAGCTACTCCATGCAGACTGTGCCTGGGACTGGCAGGTCCACGGCCACCTCTGCCTGGCCCCTGCCTCCTTCCCAGTCCTGTTGTGCTGGGTTCCCTCACCCGCTATGCTCTGGGCACATCAAAGTATTTCATTAGCCCCATCCTCAGGACAATCCAATGACACAGTGCTGCTACTAGCCCCATCttctggatgaggaaactgagccactTGCCTAAAAATCACAGTGTGGCAAAATCAcacagctgggattcaaacccaggtctgtctggctGTCTCCCTCAGGGTGGCATGCAGCCTGCCCATCTACCTGAGGCTTTGGCTGTGCGTCTGTGATGTGGTTTCAGGCCCAAGCACCATGTCTGCTGCATGTCTAGCTGGGCTCTCCGTCTCTCTCAGACACTGGCTCTTCTGCAGGGCCACAGGGCTCGAGCCTCCCCGAGAAGCACCCCCTCCTCTGTTGCAGGAGCTTCCTGTACGTCTTTTCTCCCTCACTATAGAGTACGTTCTTAGAAATCAAAACCTGTGTCTGCTCCACCTCTCTCCCCTGCAGCTGGGCccacccagcacagggcctgggacAGATGGGGCCCCAGTCAATATTTTCTGAGTAAACACATGAATGGGCGAGAACAAAAAATCACTACTTCCCTTAATTTGGCCTGAGAGTCTTCTCCCGTGGCCTCTTAGGCCCAAGGAGAAACTGGGGGTCCATCGGCCCCAGGGACAGCTATAACTTCCGATTACTTGGCCAGGGAGGAGCTGGCCATCCAGTTCTCCCAGAAGAGGTGGCCAAACATGGAGCCTGAGGGGTCCTGTAATGCTGCACATCTAGCTGTGCCACTTCCCCAACCTGAGCATGAGGTCAGCTCCTTCCTGCTTCTGCAGACACCTCCAGTGAGCCACAGCCCTCCCCGCCATGGGCTTCCAGACACCCACCTGTTTCCATCATTGCACTCTTCCACATTAGCCCCTGTGATCTGCTTTCTTCCCCAGGTCTCCAGCATGGCAGGGCCAGGAGATGCTCAGCAGAGTGAAAGGAACAAACACGGGCACGCGTGCCCCTCCCTGGGACACAGAGGCCCAGGCCCCAGAGTGTCCCTTGTGGAGATGGCTTCACTCTGTAACTCCCAGCTCCTGCTCCTTGCCCATTTGGGGGCCCAGTTGTGCCAGGAGAGAAGCAGCTCGGGCCTGGCCAGCCCACAGCTTCCCAGTCCCACCTACCTGGGTGTCCTGGTGGGTGTGGAGACTCTGTGGAAGGCTCCCTTCCTCACACGGCTCCTCCTTTGACCTCAGGCTGCACAGCATCACAGACACGGGGGAGGAGGAACTGGAGACAGGCCCAGATAGCAGAGAAATGAGGTTTTGGAGTCCCTCAACCTCAGCCCCCTTCCAGCCAGCCTGCCTCTGAATCTCCACCCAGCCTGAAACACCACATAATAACCAGGGCCCTCGAACAAAACCTTTCCCATCGACCATCCCACGTGGTCCTCAGGCCATGAGATCAGGTCATTTAGCCAATTAACCACGAAGCAGGCAATGAAGTCAGCACTCATCCCACCATGTAGGAAATACCAGAAACTCTCCAGCTATCCTCAGACTTGGCTGTTCTGAGGCTCTGCAGGAGATTCTCCCTGGCTCCCCTCCTGCCTCCCGCTTCCCCGTGCTGGCACTCACTTCATCTGCAGAgtcaggctgaggtgcagtggggTGCCGCTGCTGACAGGGATGTGGTAGGTGAAGTTCCCAGGCCTGCAGGGGCAAAACTGGCACCTTAGCCTGAGGGCACCCTGCCACCACCCCCCACCCGTGGACTCCTCAGCCCCCAATCTGTACTGGAGCCCTGCAGAGGCCTGGAAAGGGGCTGCCCTGCCTTATGGGAGAGGCTTCTCACTGAGGGGGCAAGTTCTGGGCAATCTGTACCACCTGGGCTCATGTCACCTGAAGGGACCTCCCTGGGTGAAGGGAGGGAGCCCAGCCCACCTGCAGGCATCCCCTGGAGCACAGTACTGGGAGGTGATGGGCATCGAATTCTCCAGCACCTGGATGGAGGTCAGGGAGGGCACTGGCTCTGCAAGGAGAGAGGCTGTTGGGGCAGGAGTAAGGTGACAAGGCAGGACACAAGTGAGAAGCAGGCAAGTCTTTCCTTGCCAGACTTGGATCAGTCACTCACACCTTAGTATGAATAAGTTCcaagttatttttttccagacCTCCACAATGGCCAGAATCACACTACACTGTTCCCTCAGCAGCCCTAGGACTACCCAGTTCCCATGAACCTGACATCTGCCTCCTCAAAAGAACTGGAACACCTAGAAGGAGGGATGGGTCTTCACATCCCTTGCCAGGTATGCAGGAGCCCGCTCAAGGCCTCCGTTCCTGACTGCGGGCATCTCTCCCAATTCTGGGTTCAGAAACATCAGTTACACTGGTAGCTTGAAATCGGCGGTTGTGACAGCATCACACAAATCAGGCTCCCCCCGCCCCGAGGCAGCACGCTGCTCCTCGCAGCCTCCCTGAACAGACCCActgcaggctggctggctgggtaGGGTGGGACTGAAGTGTGACAAGCCAGATGGGGAGACAGGCCTTCTTGCTCATCTAGTTCACGTACAGTCTTGCTGCTGCCTGACTATCCACCCAGGAAGGGGGAAGCTGGGGCCACTCAACATTTGCTGGACCTGGTATGTTTTCAGCTCTGAGGCATGACCCAGGGACCCAAGGACCCCAACAGGATCCAGGACACCCTGTGTGGCCAGGACAGGTATCAGATACAGATGAGATGGAAGGTGCCCTTCCCACATCCCTTCTGGGCAAATTCCAAAGATCCTTTAAAGagtcagctcaaatgtcaccaaCTCCAGAGAAGTTTTCCCTGATCCTCCCCACCTGTGTCCAGATTAAGTGTCCTCCCCAGTCCCAAAGCTACCGGCATGTCCCCTCAGAGCCTCATCACACTGCTGTGTTTTCATCTCTGTGAGGTCTTTGGGGACAGGAGCGTATCCGTCTTCATCACCCCCAGTCCCCTGTACAGAGCCGGCCACAGAGTGGCAGGCAGCTCAGTAAATGGGTGCCTGGTAAACATCTCCCCCATGGGGTTCCCCCATCACTTTGAATTTCCATCTCTGTAAGCCACATTATGTtccagggtttctttttcttgaagCCACAAAGCCCATCAAATGAAAGTTAGTGAGAGCAGAGCTGCCTGGTTGAAGCCAGGAAGCCTCCCACCCTCCCCTTCAACCCCCAGGGCAGCCCCCAGGGTGCCTCAGAGGAACCCAGTTTGAAAACTGAATAAAAGGTTCTGTAGCTTTGTTAAAACCAAAGATATGAGTTTGGGAAATAATAGGCGAGACCCGGTATAGCACCCTCCTGGTGCTGGCATGGTGAAGGAGGCATCAGGCTCGGTATCAAATATAAGCCCCGCCTCAGAGGGGCTGTATAACCCTGGGCAGGTCACTTCACCTTAGTCTCCATCCCATTTCTTCAGCTGAACAATAGGAACAACAATTCCTTTCTTGCAGGAGtgctgtgaggactaaatgagatgatTTATGTAAGGCTGCGGGCCTGATTCCTGACCCTTACTCTATGCTCAGCAAATGTCTATTGACTGACAAGTCTGAACCCAGACAGTCACATGACTGGGCTGAGGTGGGCCCTAGCCAGTGAGCCTTGCCAGGCTGGGCTGGGTATTATCAGGGGTGCAGCAAGTACCTGACTGGCCCTGGCCCCAGGTGGGCTGAGCAGGGCCCACGCTGGACTGGGGGGCCCCTCGGCGGGCCCGGCCATGGAAACCAAGGCTGGGActgttcttggctttgcccagccCCCCAGGGAAGGGGACTGCAGGGCTGGCCAGAGGCTCCAGGCTCTTGTGATGCTTGGAGTGGCCAATGCCATTGACTGAAAGACCCCAGGACTTGGCTCTGATGTTGGTGACTGGCAGAAGGGCCATCTGGCTGGGGCCTGTGGATAGAACCAGGGACAGGCTGAGAAGCAGGGAGCTGGCTGCTTCCTGTCCAGCTGTCTCTAGGGCCCCATAAGACTGAGTGAACCCCATGTGTCTCTTGGTCCTCTCAGGGGAACTTCCCAGTCATTGTCCAGAGCCCCTTTCTGGGCTCCAGGAGACCCTCCCACCAATGAGTATTTGGGCCTTTCTCTCTACTCAGGTAGCCCTCGCCCCAAGCTCCAGCCCAGAGAAAGCCTTACCTGAACGGTTGGTGCTGGGGCTGGGACTTGGGCTGAGAACATGGCCAGGGTTAAAGCTGGGGCCAAGACTAGGACCAGTGGTAGGGTTGGTGGTGGGTGAGGAACAGCAGACGACAGGGCAGGGGTGGCTGGAACATAGGTCCAGGGTGCGGATGGCA
Protein-coding sequences here:
- the TMEM258 gene encoding dolichyl-diphosphooligosaccharide--protein glycosyltransferase subunit TMEM258; amino-acid sequence: MELEAMSRYTSPVNPAVFPHLTVVLLAIGMFFTAWFFVYEVTSTKYTRDIYKELLISLVASLFMGFGVLFLLLWVGIYV